The genomic window aggaAACATTGGCTACCTCTGACTCCTTAGCCAGGGAACATAGGTGAGAAGATATCAGAAGACGCCTAAAATCTCTACAAACACATGGGTTTACAAAAAACAAGCCTAAAATCAGGACTCTCAGGTAATGTTGAAATCTACTGTTGGGAGGCGATCCCCATTTTATGATGTTTGAACACACTCTTTCTCTTGCTGGATAGCTGGTaagacaaacaaacacaaaaatcattAACCGTATGTACCTAAGATTAAGTTCAGTTTCTTTCAAAAGAGCTCCTTGCTAAGTCATAAGTCTGCATAAATGCCTTAAATTTAGAATGCCAAGGCATTAACCACAAATCCTCACATTagggtgtgtgcatgtatgtgtgtatattaacTACCTGAATATTCACTACATTCTATAACTGTGGAGGATTTTCTCCCATTTGAGAGATAGAGATATGCTGTTGCCATTTTTTCATAGATGATTCAAGACTGAGATATGAAGCAATTTCTTAGGATTTATCTATCCATATACAACTAGGAAGTTATACCTTTTCAGACAATTTTGACTAATTTTGGAACTCTCAAAGCTAACAAGACAAAAAGTTCCCCTCAACTTTTGCAAATACACTTGGAGTTTCTCCAGAAGGCTGTATTTCTGGAGGGCAAAACTGATCACTTATCCCTTGAGTCTGCGAGCCCTATGTGCACCCAATATCTAAACTTGTTCATTGTCTTTATCTCATCATCAGGTAGAGAAGGCCAAAACTGCAAAGTTTGCACAGATCTTTAGGTATAAGACCACTGACCCAAACTGATGGATGCAGAAAAATGTCTAATAAGCACAAAGTGAACAAAACTAAGATTTTTCTAGTGCTGAATCCAATATTCCAAGATTGATTTTTAAGGTGGTTTTTAGTAATTTTCCAACAAGAAACTAGTTTTCCCCCCATTCCTATTAAGACTTATGTGAGAACTACTTATATAACCCAAGTAGGAAGATGACTATTTGATGTTTTTAACTGTTACATTAAATACCATGGTACTCTTAATTATTGCTTACTTTGTGGCAAAAATTTACTAGAAGATAGGTTTATTTACTGAACCTATTAACTTTCTCTACTGTTTGTTTCCACTAGAACCCCCCATGACTTACTTTCCTTTGAGGgaagagtatttttttcttcagtattagTTTTCTTCAGTTTTGACCTGTCAAACTTCTCCACTTCCGACAAGTCTGGCTTATCACTCATCTTGACTAGAAGATAGCctgaaaagaataaacatttttaagaaaacttacCTGGCAGAACTATCTTCGGACTAAGGGGTTACAAGCAAAAATTTTCACATTTCATATCAATGTATATTCTACCCGctcattttcaacagaaaaacAGCAACAGATCTTAGGAAAGTTATATTTTTGTTAGAATAATTTTAACTCCACATCATTAGCCCATTTTTGATAGGCAGTAAATGCCGTTGGATCAGAACGCACCAGAAACCAAGATGCTCCAGAAACCCAGAGCCACAGTATGTCTGACTCTAAAATCACAGCAAGGGTAAAATGGAGGTGATAGAAGCACAAGAGCAGACAgggatagaataaaaaataaagactggcTTTAACCAGTTAATGATTTTGTAACAGGGGATAGCACTATTCGAGCATCTTTACTTTCTAttaaattacttttgttttttggcattttttttttaggagacggggagcagcacaaaaaaaaaaaagtggcataaGTTGTactaatttctttctattttaaatgcCCAAAGACGACAGTACATTAAGGCTTTACAATACGCGTCTCATAATAGCTCCTTGTGGCATTGGTTTATAAACATTGTAAGAAGGGACAGCTAACTAGGATCAAACCCAGGACTTCAGCAGAATGGGATAAACCAAATAAAAGTGAGTCTTCTTTCACCACGTTTTCTCTGCAAAGAGAGAGGCAAGGAGATGAGGCTTAGAGGTGCATGGCTGTGGACCTGAGGAAATGCCTGGTGCCCTGTGAGCGTCCCGAGTTTGTCCAGAAGAGACAATAGGATATCCCAGAAATTGGAGGGCAGAGTTCTCATTTGCAAGCCCAGCCCCACCCTCGTGGAGTAAGATACTATGTCTAGTGCTTGGGGTAGAATGGAGAGGCCCCCAAGCAGCCAGAAGTGCCGAACATGCCTCCATTCCGTCGAGTTTACCCTAAGACCCTCCTCTGCCAAGCCATCAGACGCCAAGCTCAGAGCTGGGAAACTGGAACTAACAAATAATAGCAGGGCCAGGCGCATAGGCCAGTCTGTCAAGAGCAGTTTGCATACTTTTTCAAATAACTATTAGCGTTTTCTGGCGCCCAGCCTAACGGCCACGGGAGGGGAAGGAACGAGAACCCAGCCCCAGAGGGCCCATTCCGGGTGTCCCCCAAACTCCTCATCCTCTAAGCCTCCGACCTGCAGCTGCTGCGGACAGGCCCCTTTAAGGGTCCGCGTTCCCCGCCTCCCAACCCCGGGGCCTTGTTTCCAGGGACCGGCCCCCAGGAGGGCTCGGCATCGCTCGCAGAAGGCGGCCCCCCTGGAAGACAAAGGCGCGGACTCGCTTGGCCGGGCGGCGGTGCAGACGCGAAGCGCCAGCCCCAACCCCGGCTCCTCCGGCTCCCGAAGGCGCGGCATCCCCCGCCTCGCAACCCTGACGCCTTCGTATCCCCATGGTCCTCTGGCTCCTGCGAGGCCGCAGGTCCTCACCTGAAAGCTTGAAGACTCGTGAAAGGCTGTCCGCGGGGCTGAGACCCAGGTTCGCTCCGGACCAGGTTAGCGTTCCCGCGCAGAGCCCTGCAATGCTAAGCCCCCCAGCAGGCCCCGCCCCAGCCCTCTCTGATTGGCCAAAGGTTTCCGGGCTCGCCCCCCGCcgcccccttcccctcctccgcTTGAGCGTCCAGAGCCTGCGTCCACCCTCTCCTCTAGGATCAGGGGCTTGGTGAAGTCAGAGCCGACCCCgcctccccaggccccacctcccaggcctCTTCCACTGCTTTAGCCCTGAGGGTCCACATTCCCTTCATCCTGACTACACTCACTCTTTCACAATAACAGAGGCCTCTGCAATAAGCAGACACATCTTGCCCAGTGAGCTTAGAACATCTGGAACTCCGAAGTCCAAGCTGAATGACCGGTATTTAGGCTCTTTCGGCTTTTTATAGCCATTGGGCCCAAGGATGCTGTGACAACCTAACAGTAGGTTGGAAGTGGGGCTCGGCGTTGTCTGCTCTAATCCTTGGCCAGGTCGTGGAGTAGGGGTGCTCATGGTGAGGGTGGGTGGTTCAGGGCCATTCACCCCTACAACTGGACATTTCTGTGACAGTAGTACTCTCCTATGAAATGTAAAAGTCACATTTGCAGCTTTCTCGGCCACTGAACACGATAGCAGTTTATAATAATCACAGAACAACTGAGGCTATTCACCTTTATATCCCTAATCCCTAGCACTTTGGCCCACAAGACACTGGTTGTGGAGATGTCTATGGATTGAAGTAATAAATCCGTGACGGGGGGAAGTTTTGGACAACAGCACCACCCAGTGTCTGTTGGAAGAGAAAATTGAGGATTCGGTATTTACTTGAAAGGACTAAACGTTCAAGATCATTTTCTGGATACTCAACCAGAACCTTAGAGCATTAAGGTAAGATGGAGGTAGAACTATGTCTTTAGCTTGCACCCCATGTGTGGTGGTATAGATCTATATAGATCAGAAATCATTCTTTCCACAAGGATTTCTCAAGCCTTCCCCAGCTTActtcattcccttttctttgcttttgtaacACTTTGTGTTAATTTGAGAATTGTGTATGTTTGTTGgagaaacttttaaaacagaaagataTACTCATTCAACAAGTAATACCCATTGAGTACCTACAATGTTCCTGgcattaaatataataaacaccAGTGTTTTCACTACACAGATTTCAATGTTGTTAACATTTAGGTATACttactttgtctttcttttaagGACTAAAAGCGTTACAGAAAAAATTGAGGTTTCCTTGACCTTCACTTCATTTCCATTCCCCTTCCCACTTCCCCAGGGATAGTCCTATCCTGAATGTGATGTGTAGCTTTCAGCCTATTTTTCTGTCATTACAGATCAATGTGATTTCTGTTTCCAGGAGTAAAATGAAGCATTGTTTGAACAAGTGATCCAAGGCTAAGACCACACCCCTTACTTCACTTGGGGTTGACAGGAAGCTCCAGACAACCACTCCTCCATAGCCCAAACCTCAAAATCCTGCCACCCTGGTCTGCCTTGAATCATTAGAACTTATCTAATGATGACATTTATCTCCATTGGTGCCAGTCACCCCAAGACACCCTTCAACTCCTATATTCTAACTGCCATAAGATTGTGTCCACATCCCCTCTTTAGTTCACTTTTCTCACCGCTCCTCTACTAATAAAACACAATACACCCTCGGTAATTCCTCCATATTTTAAGCCTCTTCTCTGAATTTCCCCTTCCATGAGGATTCTAGATCCCCTGAAGCCCACTCATGAGGAGCAGATGAATTTTCACTCCTACCACCACTGTA from Nomascus leucogenys isolate Asia chromosome X, Asia_NLE_v1, whole genome shotgun sequence includes these protein-coding regions:
- the TMSB15A gene encoding thymosin beta-15A, with the protein product MSDKPDLSEVEKFDRSKLKKTNTEEKNTLPSKETIQQEKECVQTS